The Edaphobacter bradus genome contains a region encoding:
- a CDS encoding GNAT family N-acetyltransferase, translating into MRIHRLEERVGDSVAFLSYSIDDKKQMTIWHTEVPPSLQHMGIGGKLVEEAVQLASRDSSRLRIVCPFAKEHLARHPELKERYALLLKP; encoded by the coding sequence GTGAGAATACACCGACTCGAAGAACGCGTGGGAGACTCCGTCGCCTTTCTAAGCTACTCCATCGACGACAAAAAACAGATGACGATCTGGCACACCGAGGTCCCACCATCGCTGCAACACATGGGCATTGGAGGAAAGCTCGTAGAAGAGGCTGTCCAATTGGCCTCGCGTGATTCGTCTCGTCTCCGCATCGTGTGCCCGTTTGCGAAGGAACATCTAGCGCGTCATCCCGAGCTGAAGGAACGTTACGCGTTGCTGCTCAAGCCTTGA
- a CDS encoding DMT family transporter, whose amino-acid sequence MKISRWLLFALATPMLWGVWGALTEYPEKWISPPFPATLGYVVWSMTMIPVSLFVLWRNKWKVDISPRTILYGSAVGFSGASGQLLLFWVLTRGPAYIIFPIICLSPAVTILLSATLLQERARGIATLGILLSMPAIFLLALQEPDSSPVHGHLWLILSILIFLLWGVQAYFMKSSANSISSEDLFFYMTLTGLMLSPFALWMTDFSVPINSGLKGAPLTALIQSLNAWGCLLFVYAIRFGKAIIVVPTVNGLFPVVTIILSLLLYHALPTRLNLLGILLALAATLLMAFDEVHNEATLESVRMERLETKAEMAEADSMNC is encoded by the coding sequence GTGAAGATTTCACGCTGGCTTCTTTTCGCTCTTGCAACTCCTATGCTCTGGGGAGTCTGGGGTGCTCTTACCGAGTATCCAGAGAAATGGATATCGCCTCCATTCCCCGCCACACTTGGATACGTGGTCTGGTCCATGACCATGATTCCGGTATCGCTCTTTGTTCTTTGGCGCAACAAATGGAAGGTGGATATTTCCCCTCGTACGATTCTTTATGGAAGCGCTGTTGGCTTCTCCGGTGCATCGGGCCAATTGCTCCTCTTTTGGGTTTTGACCAGGGGACCGGCGTACATTATTTTCCCGATCATCTGTCTTTCCCCTGCGGTTACGATTCTTCTGTCTGCGACCCTGCTCCAAGAGCGAGCACGGGGCATCGCTACCCTGGGCATCCTATTGTCCATGCCGGCAATTTTCCTGCTTGCATTGCAAGAACCTGACTCGAGTCCTGTCCATGGCCATCTTTGGCTGATTCTCTCGATTCTGATCTTTCTGCTCTGGGGAGTGCAGGCGTATTTCATGAAGTCTTCTGCGAATTCAATCTCCTCAGAAGATCTCTTTTTTTACATGACACTGACCGGGTTGATGCTCAGCCCCTTCGCACTCTGGATGACAGATTTCTCCGTTCCTATCAATTCGGGACTCAAGGGTGCGCCTCTGACTGCATTAATTCAGAGTCTGAACGCATGGGGATGCCTCCTCTTCGTTTATGCCATTCGCTTTGGCAAGGCAATTATTGTCGTCCCCACGGTGAATGGACTTTTCCCTGTTGTAACTATCATTCTGTCCCTCCTTCTGTATCATGCCTTGCCAACCCGCCTGAATCTTCTTGGCATTCTACTGGCACTGGCTGCAACTCTGCTAATGGCCTTCGATGAGGTGCACAACGAGGCGACCCTCGAGTCCGTGCGTATGGAGAGACTGGAGACCAAAGCAGAGATGGCAGAGGCCGACAGCATGAACTGTTGA
- a CDS encoding carbohydrate kinase family protein: MDKLVGTLPPLRSFNFLGYNWDPAERWEGVLELLPLVDVFIPNEAEALAISKQTDVFSAARALAQYGSLVVVKRGENGALAGEGRALLGIARV, from the coding sequence ATGGATAAATTGGTTGGAACTCTGCCGCCGCTCCGGAGTTTCAACTTCCTTGGATACAATTGGGACCCAGCGGAGCGTTGGGAGGGGGTCTTGGAATTGCTTCCATTGGTGGATGTCTTTATTCCAAACGAAGCGGAGGCGCTGGCGATTTCAAAGCAGACCGATGTTTTTTCCGCTGCACGCGCATTGGCTCAATACGGATCGCTCGTGGTAGTAAAACGAGGCGAGAACGGGGCGCTGGCAGGTGAAGGGCGAGCACTTCTGGGAATTGCGCGCGTCTGA
- a CDS encoding carboxymuconolactone decarboxylase family protein gives MNTTEAPLFTPLLMHDAPLASRTLLEQARRYFGFVPNLIATMAHSPSALRVYLNAVLDFQHGTLTPGEQQIVLLAASKENACRYCTTSHSALARFFTNVPGDAIVAIENDRPLSDPKLNALVDLTRQLVSQRGFAPRTTIDAFVAAGYCKDQLLEVLVGVGLKTISNYFDHVSEVEIDSEFLRN, from the coding sequence ATGAACACAACAGAAGCCCCCCTTTTCACTCCGCTTTTGATGCATGACGCTCCTCTGGCATCGAGGACTTTGCTAGAACAGGCTCGTCGATACTTCGGATTCGTGCCCAACCTAATCGCAACCATGGCTCACTCGCCTTCAGCACTAAGGGTATACCTCAATGCTGTTCTCGATTTCCAGCACGGCACCCTCACTCCCGGAGAACAGCAAATTGTTCTCTTGGCCGCTAGCAAGGAAAATGCTTGCAGGTACTGCACAACCTCGCACAGCGCGCTCGCAAGGTTCTTTACTAACGTACCAGGCGATGCGATCGTCGCGATCGAGAATGACAGACCACTGTCCGATCCCAAACTAAATGCTTTGGTCGACCTCACAAGACAGTTGGTCTCGCAGCGTGGATTCGCTCCGAGGACGACGATTGACGCATTTGTCGCGGCAGGATACTGCAAAGACCAGCTGCTTGAAGTTCTCGTGGGCGTCGGACTCAAGACGATCAGCAATTATTTCGACCATGTCTCAGAGGTTGAGATTGACTCAGAGTTTTTGAGGAACTGA
- a CDS encoding cupin domain-containing protein — MKKLIISIFIFTFGFATATHAQQVNTLFTKQLPEAPGKEIEVITVNYAPGAVDAIHRHDAHAVVYVLEGEVEMQVRGGTLQRLGPGQVFYESPEDVHTVSRNVSKTKPAKFVVFFIKNEGAPILTPAP; from the coding sequence ATGAAGAAGCTCATCATCTCTATATTTATCTTTACCTTCGGATTTGCCACGGCAACGCATGCCCAGCAAGTGAATACGCTCTTTACGAAACAGCTTCCGGAAGCACCGGGTAAAGAGATTGAAGTCATTACTGTCAATTACGCCCCAGGAGCCGTCGACGCGATCCACCGGCATGATGCACATGCGGTCGTATACGTTCTCGAAGGGGAAGTTGAGATGCAAGTTCGCGGAGGCACGCTTCAGCGGCTCGGCCCGGGACAGGTCTTTTACGAATCGCCAGAAGACGTTCACACCGTGAGCCGTAATGTGAGCAAGACCAAACCAGCGAAGTTCGTCGTATTTTTCATCAAGAATGAAGGAGCACCGATTCTCACTCCCGCTCCCTAG
- a CDS encoding PfkB family carbohydrate kinase, whose amino-acid sequence MKGEHFWELRASESQIRPNHIVDPTGAGDNFDAGFLCTWLRRGKIDDCLTLAHKCAVSSLRYAGGVAGQICDSGIASNESLA is encoded by the coding sequence GTGAAGGGCGAGCACTTCTGGGAATTGCGCGCGTCTGAGTCACAGATCCGGCCCAACCATATTGTCGACCCAACCGGAGCGGGAGATAATTTCGACGCAGGGTTTCTGTGCACGTGGCTCCGAAGAGGGAAGATTGATGACTGCCTCACGCTAGCGCATAAATGCGCCGTATCCAGTCTTCGATATGCCGGCGGAGTCGCAGGTCAGATCTGCGATTCAGGTATCGCCTCGAATGAGAGTCTGGCCTAG
- a CDS encoding response regulator: MPPPKPVKILLVDDNPIFREGLSMVIQSEPDLFLVGQAENAEDALSQFRRIRPDVTIMGQRLPGASGTDALIAIRKESPRAIVMMVSTSKRDMEVRRALNAGATAYVLKNTPKAEMLRVIRWVSEGRRHIPSEVARTIAEHLGQEELSPREISVLRLIRDGYRNKQIGPCLGISETTVNFHIRNIVEKLQANDRTHAVTIGFRRGLLELE, encoded by the coding sequence ATGCCGCCACCGAAACCCGTAAAGATATTGTTGGTCGATGACAACCCGATTTTTCGCGAAGGGTTGAGTATGGTCATCCAGTCGGAGCCTGATTTGTTCCTTGTCGGTCAGGCGGAGAACGCGGAGGATGCTCTTTCTCAGTTTCGTCGCATCCGCCCAGACGTGACGATTATGGGTCAGAGACTTCCAGGCGCTAGCGGTACCGATGCGCTGATTGCCATTCGGAAGGAAAGCCCTCGAGCGATCGTGATGATGGTGAGTACTTCGAAACGAGATATGGAGGTACGCCGTGCGCTCAATGCGGGGGCTACCGCCTATGTTTTGAAGAACACCCCAAAAGCAGAGATGTTGCGCGTGATCCGTTGGGTCTCTGAGGGCCGTAGACACATCCCTTCCGAGGTAGCGCGCACGATCGCAGAACATCTAGGACAGGAAGAGCTTTCTCCACGGGAGATCTCAGTCCTGAGGCTGATCCGAGATGGCTATCGGAACAAACAGATCGGCCCATGCTTAGGAATTTCCGAAACGACGGTCAATTTCCACATCAGGAACATCGTCGAAAAGCTCCAGGCAAATGACCGGACCCACGCCGTGACCATCGGCTTTCGACGTGGCCTCTTGGAACTCGAATAG
- the msrA gene encoding peptide-methionine (S)-S-oxide reductase MsrA yields MSNSTEKAILAGGCFWGMQDLFRRFTGVISTRVGYTGGEVANATYRNHEGHAEAIEIIFDPDKQTYREILEFFFQIHDPTTPDSQGNDYGSSYRSAIFYTSEAQKQIADKTIADIDASGIWPGKVVTEVSPAATFWQAEPEHQDYLERHPNGYTCHFIRPKWKLNTLRPTGSR; encoded by the coding sequence ATGAGCAACTCTACGGAGAAAGCGATTCTCGCGGGCGGCTGTTTCTGGGGCATGCAAGATCTATTCCGTCGCTTCACAGGCGTTATCTCGACCCGTGTCGGTTATACAGGCGGCGAAGTGGCCAACGCCACTTACCGAAACCATGAGGGGCATGCGGAAGCCATCGAAATCATCTTTGACCCCGATAAGCAGACCTATCGCGAAATCCTTGAATTTTTCTTCCAGATTCACGATCCAACGACGCCCGACAGTCAGGGAAACGATTATGGCTCAAGCTATCGCTCAGCTATCTTCTACACCAGCGAAGCACAGAAACAAATCGCTGACAAAACGATCGCCGATATCGACGCCTCGGGAATCTGGCCAGGGAAGGTCGTAACTGAGGTTTCTCCTGCCGCCACGTTCTGGCAAGCAGAGCCGGAGCACCAGGACTATCTCGAACGTCATCCAAACGGATACACATGTCACTTTATCCGTCCGAAGTGGAAGCTCAACACTCTTCGTCCGACAGGATCACGTTGA
- a CDS encoding SIS domain-containing protein yields the protein MTHFFEDIQREPGALRNILSSAIGENRNLYMQAANVLSQHNALYIAGMGASWHAGMAVASFFHARKRPGVLFDAAELLYHADLAENSCVLLLSRSGKSKEVVDLARNLRTRNVSIVSITNDPQSPMALESARVIDLQSSFDRNVSVTMYSGIALAGCLLAALSCGEEIDQIAEKLDCSLVNAQHSIADWVQQLDASDWLAVDTPYYFLARGASVASCNEARLLWEEAAKSTATALTTSGFRHGPQEMVREGLRVAMWLDKDHLQYHDLKLASDLRTLGAKVLLIGEHIEESPANLFLRLPAIPSEWQFIIDIIPLQLAAERLARLAGRDCDSFRLCSYIVTDEGGLSLRELEEESAAGGTR from the coding sequence ATGACCCATTTCTTTGAAGACATTCAGAGAGAGCCAGGTGCATTGCGGAATATCCTGTCCTCTGCAATCGGCGAGAACAGAAATTTGTACATGCAGGCTGCTAATGTGCTGTCCCAGCATAATGCGTTATACATCGCGGGGATGGGTGCGAGCTGGCATGCTGGAATGGCTGTGGCTTCCTTCTTTCACGCTCGCAAACGCCCAGGTGTCCTCTTCGACGCTGCTGAATTGCTCTATCACGCTGACCTCGCTGAAAACTCCTGTGTTCTCCTTTTGTCCCGCAGTGGCAAGAGTAAAGAGGTTGTCGATCTGGCGCGCAACCTCCGCACACGGAATGTATCGATTGTATCGATCACCAATGATCCTCAGAGTCCGATGGCGCTCGAATCTGCTCGCGTCATTGATCTGCAATCTTCTTTTGACAGGAACGTATCTGTAACGATGTACTCCGGGATCGCTTTGGCAGGTTGTCTGCTTGCTGCACTATCATGCGGCGAAGAGATTGATCAGATTGCCGAGAAGCTGGACTGCTCTCTCGTAAATGCCCAACACTCCATTGCCGATTGGGTGCAGCAACTTGACGCGAGTGACTGGCTTGCTGTCGATACCCCTTATTATTTTCTTGCCCGGGGAGCAAGTGTAGCCAGTTGCAATGAAGCACGACTCTTGTGGGAGGAAGCCGCCAAGAGCACTGCCACTGCGCTCACGACGAGCGGTTTTCGCCACGGTCCTCAGGAGATGGTGAGAGAAGGATTACGCGTCGCAATGTGGCTAGACAAGGATCATCTTCAATACCACGACTTGAAGCTCGCGAGCGATCTGCGAACTCTGGGAGCAAAGGTGCTGTTGATTGGCGAACACATCGAGGAATCCCCCGCAAATCTTTTTCTGAGGCTCCCGGCCATTCCCTCTGAATGGCAGTTCATCATCGACATCATCCCGCTTCAGCTCGCCGCTGAACGTCTGGCAAGACTTGCGGGAAGAGACTGCGATTCCTTCCGTCTGTGTTCTTACATTGTCACAGATGAAGGTGGCCTATCTCTCCGTGAGCTTGAGGAGGAATCGGCCGCAGGTGGTACACGGTGA
- the msrB gene encoding peptide-methionine (R)-S-oxide reductase MsrB: MPEYRKNPDAISKLSPDEYRVTQRDGTERPFENEYWDNKEPGIYVDVVSGEPLFASTDKFESHSGWPSFTKPIDPEYVVENQDTTHGMKRTEVRSTHGDSHLGHVFDDGPRAMGGLRYCINSASLRFIPLDEFESEGYGQYTRLFESQEGEK, translated from the coding sequence ATGCCAGAATACCGCAAAAATCCAGACGCCATATCTAAGTTGTCCCCAGACGAATATCGGGTGACGCAGCGTGATGGCACTGAACGGCCATTCGAGAATGAGTATTGGGACAATAAGGAGCCTGGTATTTACGTCGACGTTGTGTCAGGAGAACCTTTATTTGCCTCCACGGATAAGTTCGAGAGTCATTCTGGATGGCCCAGCTTCACCAAACCCATCGACCCAGAGTATGTGGTGGAAAACCAGGACACCACTCATGGAATGAAGCGGACCGAGGTCCGATCCACACATGGCGATAGCCATCTTGGCCATGTTTTTGATGATGGTCCGCGCGCGATGGGCGGGCTGAGATATTGCATCAACTCGGCGTCTCTTCGGTTTATCCCACTCGATGAGTTCGAAAGCGAAGGTTACGGCCAATACACCAGGCTGTTCGAATCACAGGAAGGTGAGAAGTAA
- a CDS encoding MFS transporter: MGPARSPASSAVSIAVTSLRTACFLLTYTFPLVNAQLGAAGAFWTYAAVCLAGALFLYQRLSETKGKTLEEIEESLRISN; the protein is encoded by the coding sequence ATGGGCCCGGCACGGTCTCCTGCATCGAGCGCCGTGTCTATCGCTGTTACTTCGCTGCGGACCGCATGCTTCTTGCTCACCTACACCTTTCCGCTCGTGAATGCGCAGTTGGGAGCGGCAGGAGCGTTTTGGACCTATGCCGCGGTATGCTTGGCCGGCGCTCTTTTTCTTTATCAGAGATTGTCGGAAACAAAAGGAAAGACACTCGAGGAGATCGAGGAGAGCTTGAGAATCAGCAACTAA
- a CDS encoding cupin domain-containing protein, with translation MSVTQTVEVSKIEAIPAPFPKTKGNATLKVLNSDQSLGPAVALLTMEPGSEVPRHLHERTTEMSYVLDGDFISEGISYPKGTVFNIKPNTIHGPHTTKTGCTVLVTFSYPSVLDDFKLA, from the coding sequence ATGAGTGTTACACAAACTGTCGAAGTCTCGAAGATCGAGGCTATACCGGCACCATTTCCAAAGACCAAAGGGAATGCCACCCTCAAAGTCTTAAATAGTGATCAGTCCTTGGGTCCAGCAGTGGCCCTACTGACAATGGAGCCAGGGAGCGAAGTTCCAAGACACCTACACGAGCGAACAACCGAAATGTCGTACGTCCTTGACGGTGACTTCATAAGCGAAGGCATCTCGTATCCGAAGGGCACGGTATTCAATATCAAGCCAAATACCATTCACGGTCCCCATACGACGAAGACAGGATGCACCGTCCTAGTCACGTTCAGCTATCCATCTGTCCTCGATGATTTTAAGTTGGCTTAA
- a CDS encoding glycoside hydrolase family 15 protein codes for MPAAASHLVTGNGFGFAVVSPENATVSKFYAHPYSFVRPDPKNPLSEGVEAANFIKALGWSGGVTRGASAEYENDSHVIDARSSEGRGLVFMPFGLREAALIVSWEPGSDRAKQGGLYVEWSRPVRSQRTVRMFGAEMQWLKFDDIAESLLLIPLGPKQIKPARGEQFPSGSLAWALISVESDDELAQAANDFNTWQAGLAPQALAKREIAELERWRARPAIHFDGEEERHLWRQSEVMLRIAQSREPNRPGRNSNGLIVASLPDGVWFTPWVRDMAYAAVALARMGHRDEARAALLAYFNAQPTGKMRDETRGADYQISVVRYFGDGSEEPFFTQEGSTNIEFDDWGEVLWVLGEYLRKYEEPDLLSTPTYRGRMYESAKDYVVKPLLANLEKYDEGLIVAADTSIWEERQKDKKHFAFSTAMAIVGLREFAAVAQRAGDEATRAEVLRQAALLEKGFSAAFVRDGKLRGTLEEGVKNDIDGALLAIINFRVVTDPAVVRDAVERVELLKVASGGYRRVRSTYTDPAIFEYWYERQEFLFVDLSMAEVYRRLGRDPEAAAILKRIVDKAAADHNVVPEMYVAVPCRLFPGALGDPTGALPMVGYGAGAYILHVLDWKRLETNH; via the coding sequence TTGCCTGCCGCTGCCTCCCATCTGGTCACCGGCAACGGCTTTGGCTTCGCAGTGGTGTCGCCGGAGAACGCCACCGTATCCAAGTTCTACGCGCATCCCTACAGCTTTGTTCGACCGGATCCCAAGAACCCTCTCAGCGAAGGAGTCGAGGCCGCCAACTTCATCAAGGCCCTTGGCTGGAGTGGCGGAGTGACGCGCGGCGCTTCGGCAGAGTACGAGAATGATTCTCATGTTATTGACGCGCGCAGCAGCGAGGGCAGGGGCCTTGTCTTCATGCCCTTTGGCTTAAGGGAGGCTGCTCTCATTGTCAGTTGGGAGCCTGGTTCTGACAGGGCAAAGCAAGGCGGGCTGTACGTGGAGTGGAGCCGACCGGTCAGGTCTCAAAGAACCGTCAGGATGTTTGGCGCCGAAATGCAGTGGCTGAAGTTCGACGATATCGCAGAGTCCTTGTTACTCATTCCGCTGGGACCAAAGCAGATCAAACCGGCGCGAGGTGAGCAGTTTCCGAGCGGTAGTTTGGCGTGGGCTCTGATCTCCGTCGAGAGTGATGACGAACTGGCGCAGGCTGCGAACGATTTCAACACCTGGCAGGCCGGACTCGCGCCGCAGGCGTTGGCCAAACGCGAGATTGCGGAGCTGGAGCGCTGGCGAGCGAGGCCGGCTATTCATTTCGACGGTGAAGAAGAGCGGCACCTCTGGCGTCAGAGCGAAGTCATGCTCCGCATTGCGCAGAGCCGGGAACCCAACCGTCCCGGACGGAATAGCAACGGCCTGATTGTTGCCAGTTTGCCAGACGGGGTGTGGTTCACGCCGTGGGTGCGCGACATGGCTTATGCGGCTGTTGCGCTCGCGCGCATGGGCCACAGGGACGAGGCGCGTGCAGCGCTGCTGGCGTACTTCAACGCGCAACCAACAGGAAAGATGCGTGACGAGACAAGAGGCGCCGACTACCAGATCTCGGTGGTGCGTTATTTCGGCGATGGCTCCGAAGAACCATTCTTTACACAGGAAGGCAGCACCAATATTGAGTTTGACGATTGGGGCGAAGTGCTGTGGGTACTGGGCGAGTACCTGCGAAAGTACGAAGAGCCCGACTTGCTCAGCACGCCAACATATCGGGGACGCATGTATGAGAGCGCCAAGGATTATGTGGTGAAACCGTTGCTGGCAAATCTGGAGAAGTACGACGAAGGCTTGATCGTGGCGGCCGATACATCGATCTGGGAGGAACGCCAGAAAGACAAGAAGCATTTCGCTTTTTCGACAGCGATGGCGATCGTGGGACTGAGAGAATTCGCCGCAGTCGCGCAGCGCGCGGGTGACGAGGCGACTCGAGCCGAAGTCTTGCGCCAGGCGGCCCTGCTGGAGAAGGGGTTCAGCGCGGCCTTCGTCAGGGATGGGAAGCTGCGTGGAACGCTGGAAGAAGGAGTGAAGAACGATATTGACGGTGCCCTGCTGGCGATCATCAATTTCCGCGTCGTCACCGACCCTGCTGTCGTGCGGGATGCGGTGGAGAGGGTGGAACTTCTCAAGGTGGCTTCCGGCGGATATCGGCGCGTCCGCAGCACATACACAGATCCGGCCATCTTTGAGTATTGGTACGAGAGGCAGGAGTTCCTGTTTGTGGATCTCAGCATGGCCGAAGTGTATCGACGGCTAGGAAGGGATCCCGAGGCAGCCGCGATACTCAAACGCATTGTTGACAAGGCAGCCGCCGACCACAACGTCGTTCCCGAGATGTATGTTGCCGTGCCTTGCCGCCTGTTTCCCGGCGCGCTGGGCGATCCGACGGGAGCCCTGCCCATGGTCGGGTACGGCGCTGGGGCCTATATTCTGCATGTTTTGGATTGGAAACGGTTAGAGACCAATCACTGA
- a CDS encoding SDR family NAD(P)-dependent oxidoreductase yields the protein MHFKGKVAIVTGGSSGIGKEAAKRLVAHGASVVLGGRDEKKLHAAAKEVSEDPGAVRVLAGDIGKPATGAALVDLAEKEFGGLDVLINNAGIFKPIPFSEVTEEQYDGFLNTILKGKFFMAQAAAKAMKKRGGGAIVQTGSLWALQAIGATPSSAYSVANAGVHALVHNLALELAADKIRVNAVAPAVVETPIYSTFLSKDEVPKVLPTFNAFHPLGRIGQPGDVAGAILFLASDESAWITGIILPVDGGVMAGRN from the coding sequence ATGCATTTCAAGGGAAAAGTAGCAATCGTTACTGGCGGCAGCTCTGGGATCGGGAAAGAGGCCGCTAAGCGTCTTGTCGCCCACGGCGCATCGGTCGTTCTTGGCGGACGAGATGAGAAAAAACTTCATGCCGCCGCCAAAGAGGTCTCGGAAGACCCCGGCGCGGTCCGCGTCCTCGCTGGAGATATCGGAAAGCCTGCAACCGGAGCTGCTCTCGTAGATCTCGCCGAGAAAGAGTTTGGAGGCTTGGATGTTCTCATAAACAATGCTGGGATCTTCAAGCCGATACCGTTCTCCGAGGTTACCGAAGAGCAGTATGATGGCTTCCTCAACACGATTCTGAAGGGCAAATTCTTCATGGCACAGGCAGCCGCGAAGGCGATGAAGAAGCGCGGTGGCGGCGCGATCGTTCAGACCGGTTCTCTATGGGCTCTTCAGGCCATCGGTGCAACCCCGTCCTCTGCCTATTCAGTAGCTAATGCAGGCGTTCATGCCCTCGTGCACAATCTGGCCCTCGAATTGGCAGCTGACAAGATCAGGGTCAACGCGGTTGCTCCGGCGGTGGTTGAGACCCCAATCTACTCTACGTTTCTCTCGAAGGACGAGGTGCCGAAAGTTCTTCCTACTTTCAATGCCTTCCACCCATTGGGGCGTATCGGGCAACCTGGGGATGTCGCCGGCGCAATCCTCTTCCTAGCGTCCGATGAGAGTGCGTGGATTACTGGTATCATCTTGCCGGTGGATGGCGGCGTAATGGCAGGCCGCAATTAG
- a CDS encoding carboxymuconolactone decarboxylase family protein — MRLDPAKASPAAYHAMLGLENFVRKSSKLEGSLLQLVEMRASQINGCAFSIDMHSKDARVNGETEQRLYALSAWRGTSFFTNRERAALAWTEALTLITEGRAPDEVYAEVRKEFGEEDLVNLSLAIITINGWNRLAIGFRKIPGEYQPRKIG; from the coding sequence ATGAGATTGGATCCGGCGAAGGCTTCACCCGCTGCCTACCATGCGATGCTCGGATTGGAGAACTTCGTCAGGAAGTCATCGAAGCTTGAGGGATCTCTCCTGCAACTGGTCGAGATGAGAGCCTCCCAGATCAATGGGTGTGCTTTCTCCATTGATATGCATTCCAAGGACGCGCGTGTGAATGGTGAGACGGAGCAGCGTCTCTACGCCTTGTCTGCATGGCGAGGAACGAGCTTCTTTACCAACCGCGAACGCGCCGCTCTCGCATGGACCGAAGCGCTAACCCTTATCACGGAAGGCCGCGCACCGGATGAAGTCTATGCCGAAGTCCGGAAGGAGTTTGGCGAAGAAGATCTGGTCAACCTATCATTGGCGATCATCACGATCAACGGTTGGAATCGACTAGCGATAGGTTTCCGCAAGATCCCAGGTGAGTATCAGCCACGCAAGATCGGTTAA
- a CDS encoding class I SAM-dependent methyltransferase, which yields MFAAGFDTAHRISALSGICILEIDRRENIEAKTETTPQSVRQRPHNIKLVAMNFDRENLGGALSPAWVDLLWLPGVRLIGKDRRELSLLNVILSDEEC from the coding sequence ATCTTTGCTGCTGGATTCGATACTGCGCATCGGATTTCTGCCTTGTCCGGCATATGCATTTTGGAGATCGATCGGCGCGAGAATATCGAAGCCAAAACAGAAACAACTCCGCAGAGTGTTCGACAGAGGCCACACAACATCAAACTCGTGGCAATGAACTTCGACCGCGAAAATCTCGGCGGCGCTCTGTCACCCGCATGGGTGGACCTCCTTTGGCTCCCAGGTGTTCGGCTAATAGGCAAAGACCGGCGTGAACTCAGCCTCCTCAACGTGATCCTGTCGGACGAAGAGTGTTGA
- a CDS encoding DoxX protein: MNSKTLQSTETWTEIARLFARLALGASFLSAVADRFGLWGPYGAKNVSWGDFAHFVEYTGAVTSLFPSSLTVSFAWAATVAETFFGILLMAGFKIRMTSVLSGLLLLLFAMGMVTGLGIKAPFDYSVFSAAAAAFLLAFWEPDRFTLDKLLNRSRN; the protein is encoded by the coding sequence ATGAATTCAAAAACTTTGCAGTCCACCGAGACTTGGACAGAGATTGCGCGTTTGTTCGCACGGTTGGCATTGGGAGCTTCCTTTCTGTCCGCTGTGGCTGATCGTTTTGGCTTATGGGGACCCTACGGGGCAAAGAACGTATCCTGGGGAGATTTCGCTCATTTCGTGGAGTACACGGGCGCAGTGACGTCTCTCTTCCCCAGTTCATTGACGGTGTCGTTTGCATGGGCAGCTACCGTCGCGGAGACATTCTTTGGGATATTGCTCATGGCAGGCTTCAAAATACGAATGACCTCCGTCCTTTCCGGTCTTCTCCTTTTGTTATTTGCTATGGGCATGGTCACAGGTCTCGGCATCAAGGCGCCATTCGACTATTCGGTCTTCTCGGCGGCCGCTGCAGCATTCTTACTCGCGTTCTGGGAGCCTGACCGATTCACGTTGGACAAGCTTCTGAATCGATCACGAAACTGA